From the Rattus norvegicus strain BN/NHsdMcwi chromosome 15, GRCr8, whole genome shotgun sequence genome, the window AGacagagaccactacagaaaagcACAGCTAATCAAAATGCAGAATCGTGGACTCCGGTCCCAGTGGACACATCTACAAAGCACTCTAGCAGCCAATGCTCAGGGACATTGTAGAAGAGACTGCAAGAGCAGAGGACCAGGGAgtctgctgtgagactgtgtgtcCTAACAATGTAAGAAGCTCAGTAACTTAACTGCCGAGAGCATGAGCTGGACAAGGATGATCCTCAGAAAAGCACACCAGttagttatccaataccaaatggtcagccctgaaaacccACATACAAGGAGCATTACACAGACTGAGCGAGTGGGTTGCATTTAGgaatgcacatgtacatacatacacatatatgaatgtaataacaatgaaaaaagaggtcatgaatttaaaagagagcaaGGGGGGGTGTGGAAGTGTTtggtggaggagagaaagggaagggagaaatgttataATTAGGTTATAATCTCTAAAACAGAGTAAATGAGTGAGAAGAATGCAAACTACCCCTAGGTTAAAACATACCTTTGTCTCTGGGTTAATCCATACACCAATTGAACCTAACTGCCTCACAGAGAACACTACCCAGCTGTAAAAGGTGTGTCCTTCTCAACTATGAATAGTGCATTCCTGCCGTAGCGGACCATCTGTAGGCCACGCAATCTGAGACAAGTGACATCATGCAGTACCTCCTCTAGCCAGAGCAGAGCAAAACCAAGCAAGCATACGGGAAGGCACAGCTCTGAGggtgtctgtttggttggtttgggggtttCGTTTCTGCTTGTTTATTAGGTGCATGGGATTGATAGAGCCTTATTCTGTCATTCTGTTACCCACAGTAACCTCACATCTgtggcatcctcctgcctcagcttactCAGTGATAGGATTACAAGTCTGAGCTACCACCTATTTTAAACTATGTGTTTGCAGTCATTTATGAGTCTAAAGCATCCTTTTTCTTAGAAGGCTCTAAAGGCACATTTTATCTGTATGCATAGGGTCCCAGTCTAAAGTGTCCAGTTTCCTAGATAcataaacaataataacaaaatacaTTCACgctcttaaaattttaaatctgactgaaatatacacatatattaaacTACAGAAAAATTagcgggttttttttttcagcataaCAGTCTGACCTCCAAATTTGTTTTATGATTGGCTTCAATTTCTAAAACATTCTGTGTAATGAGGGAAAAGGCCATATGAACTTTTAATGCTAAAATCCCATTTTAAACATTGCTTTTATGCATATATGGGAAACAACAAAGGTAGCCAACTGTACCTCAAAAGTAGTTATGTGTTATTGAATGTTGTGCTTACACAGTTCAATTAACTGGCATTTTAAAGTAACGTAAAACAATATACTGCTCCTCTTTATAAAATTTTCTTCCAAAGGATCTTGGAGAAAATAGTGATGAATTGGAAAGCGATACAAAGTATCTCTGGACAATTCTAATTGTTCTTGGAATACAATAAAAACATGCCAGGGTTTCACACAAGGCTGCTGTAAGCTCAACTCTTCATATAGTAGCATACTTTCATGTTTCTCACTGGACTCAAATTGGGACAATCTTAAGAGATGAGCTCGCTGTGATTACACAGTTAATTCAACTGCTGCTGCTGAAGCATAACGGCCCCAACATGCTAGGCACATGCTAGGCACAGGATCATCCAATATTGTTGAatttaggaaaaacaacaaagtaacaggccaggagaaaaaaattaaaaacaaatgaacaaaaaactcaaaaaaatccAGCAAAGTAAGATCATGATTTGCAAAAAGGGGATACCATAAGATTAATTAAAAAGTTCCACACAAGTTTTaatattgacaaaaataaatattgttttcaGTCTTAAGGTACATGTTTTGAAATTCAGAAGCCATAATGTTTATAAGGGACAggtaattttctaattttttttctatttggctCTTATTATAGCAATAATTTTCACatgttggatatttttaaataaatgatggattttattttaaaaaaatctccacACAGATCCTCTGAATTCATGTAGACTATTTCATTAAATTATTCCTGAGTTTGGAGGTACAGCTTTAGTGTTACAGTAACTATAAAATATCAACTGttttatcaaaaatatttatacatagTAACATTATATTGCTTTTGCCCTCTGTAACTGCCAACCCAAAATGCATAAAATGCATTTAATATAAATGCTAGAGTTTGAGGTGTCTGCGGTCCAGACCACTGTACAAAATGGTGAAATTAAAAAGTCTGCTTATAACTTAGAACattacaacatatatatatatatgatacaacttacacacacacaagataactAGATTGATGTAAGTGTACAATGCATGTCATTAAAGGGTTAATCATGTTCATTAATTTTGGAAGATCTGACTAAATATCCTTGAGTGTTTAGACTTGGGAAATGTGCAGCTAACACAATGTCTTGGTTCCAGCTGATCGGAAGTCGTCACtcttaatattaaataaatgctGATGttctgagccaccacacccagctttttggtttgtttattttatttatttttttttttgcagtactggagactgaactcacAGCCTCATGTCTGTATATTCAACCACTGACCAGTTTTGACTATATTGGGAGActcaaaaattaaataagagAGAAAGGTGAGAGTAGGTGCTGCCTAGACAGAGAATCAGACAGGCAGAAGAAAATACTACATGAAGTTAAAAACAAGAGAGAATGTGGCCATGACACCACAGAAGCAGAGACTTCAGTGATACTCGGGCCAACCAAGGACCACCAGGAACTGCCTGCCTCAGTCACCAGAAGGTGGGTGGGTAACAAAGATCAGCTGGAGGTCTGGACTTCAGCCATCCAGCTTCTAGAAACATGAATTTCTATTGGTACCCAAGTAAGTCACAGAGCTTTGTTACAACAAGCTGGGAATGACTATGACCAGCCAGTCGCCACTGGATTCAGAACTACAAACTGATTTATGAATTTCAACTTATCTTACCACTAAAAACTCCCTTTAATGTATGTGGCTAAACTGGGTCATTTTGTATAATTAAAGTTTTGAGATAGGTCCTCACGtaatccaggctggtcttgaatgcACTGTATAGTtgagggtaaccttgaacttcGGATCCTCCTACCTTCAACTCCCAAATCTTGGGGGTGTAGGAGAGTGACACCACACCTCAAgttcatgggtgctggggacccaaacGTATGACTCCTCACGCATGCACGGTAAGCATTCTAGCAACTAAGCGATATTCCCATAACTAAAAGTACATTGATAACAAAAATGTGTCCTCTTCATTTATATTTGTTACAAGTGATCAAACTTTGAACATAGTCTTAATGAAACAATTAAAtcattgtattttctcttttcataaaTGAAAACTTACCTCAGTTTTTCCAAGGCACTTTCTCGTTCAATACGAAGTTTAGCTAAAGATGTGTTCTcagctttaaatttttctatttctgattccagtTCAATAACTTTCTCTCTTAAGACCTGAGATCGAACACTGTCACCTATAAAACAGATCATATATTCAACAGCCTTTACAACAAAACACTAGCCATCTATGAATGTAACAGTCAAGGTTTGCCGCTGGCCTGTATAGATTTGGGAGTTgaaggtaggaggatcagaagttcaaggttaccctcaACTATACAGTGCATTCAGACAGCAGGAGGGAACAAAGAGCAGGGCTTTCTAAAAGCAAACAATtaaccttaagaaagaatcaaGGCTGGGCCGCTgagtgcctgcaatcccagcactcaggaggcagaggcagaaggattactctaagttcaaaggcagcctggtctacatagtgagtttcagaccaaCAAAGGACTAATATTATAGGTAAAAAGAAAGTTTAACTCAGATCCTTTAAAACAGACAAGTATTGAAAATGAATTGATTCGCATGAGATCTGAAGAGCTAATCAACACCCAAACCAAatgtaaacaaaagaaacaccagCTGGACATGGGGACACGGTtgtgatcctagcactctggaaaTTAAGGGGAAAGATTCCAAGTTCAAAGGCAACATGAGGTACACAGCAAGCCCAGGCCAGCTACTGAATTGGTCATCATCCTATCTCTAATatacatgtgcgcgcgcgcacacacacacacacacacacacacacacacacacacacacacacacgcacacacaggagGCGCAGGgtttgcaattttttttcttattaaatttgCTATTCAAAAAGTAAATAGCTCaagttttttgtaaatatttttatcatttaaaattatacgtacatatgtgtctgcatgtagaTATACATGTGAGTGTGGTGCCCAGAggcacctggagctggagttacaaacagttgtgtgccacatatgggtgctgagaactgcaTCTGGGTTCTCTGTGAGAACGGCAGTGTCCGTAACTGTGAGCCACCTCTCTGGTTCACCCTGGAGCTCAACAATCCTAATGTGGCTGTTGCTCAGTCCTGCCCTCCTGAAAACTGCATCGGGTCTACATAACGGGATAAAAGCATGTGCTATGTGGAACACTGTAATACATGTCAGTgtcacaacaaaagcaacaggaaaagtGTCTACAAAGGAAACCCCAAAAATGGTATGGAATTTACCTTaggaaattttaattataaatgttTTTGCTTTGTTACATTTCAAGCATTCGAATTTCCTGCATATTTGAGTTAATGTGTTAGAGCACTCTTAAAATGTCACCTTCAACGAAGAGCTGGAGGAGATGATGTGGCTAGCAAGAGCGCtcgctgcccttccagaggatctgacctGGTTCCCAGCCTCATGCAGGGGGttaacaaaccacacacacacacacacacacacacacacacacacacacacacacacatacacacacacacaaactcttttGTATCTTAAATAAGTCATAGAAAATTGCTCTAAGAAGCAGCAATGATATTTTAATAcatgcgtacatacatacatttatttttctacattaaaattatttcagaATGCATAAATGCAATGAATGGTAATGTTAATACCATCATGAAAGGTCTAGggaaggaaaaaatataattgtatagcagaaacacacatacttacacacacacactccacacctTATCAACAATGAATTTCTCAGTTTCAGTTCCTAATCGTCAACTACAAACCACATGTATTTaatagaaaattccagaagtTATTTTCAATTGCATTCCACTCTAGGTAGCAGCACAGTATCACACTGAAGTCCTTTTGGCCAGCATATATCCACGTAACTCACAGTCACTCATTCCACATCAGGTTATCAGATCCACTGCTGCAGAACTGCAGTGTTCATATTTAACCCTTAATGCCCCTAAGGACACGAGTGGGGTGCTGGCAATCTGTGTCAAAGATAAAGTGCATAAGTAGGTGCACAGTAAAACGACAGCAGTGTAGTGGCACAGCCCTGCCACGTTTTCTCATGCCTTGACTTACCTGGTGGTTGATCTTGACTCAGGCTTAACTTGGGTTCATTTTCTACGTGTGAATCTAATTTTGGCTTTGGTTTCAAAGAAGGGAAGAATTTTACCATCAAGTCAGATGGAGGAGGACTTACGCTCCTGTCAGACTTGCTGAAGTCTTCTCCCTTCTTGACTGGTGCAatcttcctttttattgttttgtccAGAACACATCCTTCACTTGTACTGTGGCAGTGTGTCTGGGAAGTACCAGACATGGCTTCCTCTCTGGGAACAACACCATGTTCATGTGGATTCTCCTCAAGGTCTGCCCAAGATCTTTCATCATCGAAGTCGACTTTACTCCCGTCGTGAGAGGAGGGCAGTCTCAGCGGCTCCAATACTTGACTGCTCAGACTTTCAACTGTGACAGACTCGTCACTGCTACACTCTTTATCAGACAGATCCAGGTCTGCGTCTCTCCACTGATCTTCTTGAGCCCCGGTGTCCCGAGAAGGTCCTTTGGCGTCACAGACTTGTGGACTATCCTCTCTGTTGCTGAAGACCCTGTCCTCAGCCTCGGTGGACGGTTTGATGGTAATGTCATGCTCCTCAGACTCAGAGCTACTGTCGCTGTTGGCAACGTCACCATCCCCTGCATCCCATCGGCCCTGGTTCTCAGAAGTGCTGTTTTGGAAGGCTTTCTTACTAAGTTTACAGGACAGTTCCCTCAAGCCAGGTGACCCTGAACCCCGAGACAAGagcatggcctcaaactcactctcaTCCTCATGTGCAACACTGGGGCGGGGAACCTCACTGTGGTTACTCTGCCCCCAAGGATCTGCCTGCTGTGCCTTCTGGGGCTGCACAGCTTTGACAGGGGTGGAAGACAGCCTGTGACCTTCATAGATCTGTTGGTCCCTTTCTAAGATTTTCAGAACAAAAGAGGAATTACTAGAAAATGATATTTCATCAGCAGCCCgttccaaaaataaaaattcatctagttccaagttttccttttctttttctctctcccaatTCTCTaattttttctgaagagaaatatcAAGGGAagattctgtctgtctatctgtctcagGTACCAAACTCCTGGAGACCACACAGCCAACCGGCCCTGTGGAAAGAGGAAGTCTGTCTCTCCCCTGTGTCTTATTCCACACCTTGCAGCCAGCACCCCAGGGCTTTATGTACGCAGGTACATTTTCCTTATTATTGGTGGGCACATTTCTCTCTAATTTGACCTGGGGTCTAAATTGTCCATCACATTTCTTCCCCGTCTGTACTTTCCGTCCCGGCGGGGATAGACTGTCCCTCCTATTGGTCTTGGtcactttgggtttctgcctgagTGAGGCCGAGCCAGCCTTGGACCTAGCTTTACTGTCCTTTTTAACAGAGGTGGTGTCTGCACACAGGTCCCTGTTTATGAGCGCGGTTTTCCTCTGCAAGTGCTGTCTGTCTACTTTAGGCACAGACTGCTGCTCTGACGGGCTCTGGG encodes:
- the Cenpj gene encoding centromere protein J isoform X4; this translates as MKMFLMPTSSELNTGQNFLTQWMTSPSRAGVILNREFPILDADEKQAATTVSASFPVKAAHFSSSFSISSEEDSFHEEQTLEAGRPYKPRSEDPEAHPVSASVRREPIASCQDAPGCQEGNRNAATPDLKSEFKEVANKNPLFKKLEQLKEIQQKKQEQLKRQQLEQLQRLMEEQEKLLTMVSGQHMFPGSLLPDELSQKHRSPGDSASGERATLSPPSYPNPTQDNSRASSLLPDEQSNFCRATQQDSVLTSKNASDLFHESQYHEAHVRRNDLKEESHNHPSGEGALPCWEKKMGKSQEGKDVNLQRSRDSSGVVNIEERPIKAAIREKQQTFEDYLEEQIRLEERELRQKQLQEAEGPLLTKMKPKQPFLKRGEGLARFTNAKCKFQKGKESKLASTQSPSEQQSVPKVDRQHLQRKTALINRDLCADTTSVKKDSKARSKAGSASLRQKPKVTKTNRRDSLSPPGRKVQTGKKCDGQFRPQVKLERNVPTNNKENVPAYIKPWGAGCKVWNKTQGRDRLPLSTGPVGCVVSRSLVPETDRQTESSLDISLQKKLENWEREKEKENLELDEFLFLERAADEISFSSNSSFVLKILERDQQIYEGHRLSSTPVKAVQPQKAQQADPWGQSNHSEVPRPSVAHEDESEFEAMLLSRGSGSPGLRELSCKLSKKAFQNSTSENQGRWDAGDGDVANSDSSSESEEHDITIKPSTEAEDRVFSNREDSPQVCDAKGPSRDTGAQEDQWRDADLDLSDKECSSDESVTVESLSSQVLEPLRLPSSHDGSKVDFDDERSWADLEENPHEHGVVPREEAMSGTSQTHCHSTSEGCVLDKTIKRKIAPVKKGEDFSKSDRSVSPPPSDLMVKFFPSLKPKPKLDSHVENEPKLSLSQDQPPGDSVRSQVLREKVIELESEIEKFKAENTSLAKLRIERESALEKLRL